One segment of Candidatus Polarisedimenticolaceae bacterium DNA contains the following:
- a CDS encoding protein kinase, with protein MPNDRLQPGGSLGPYRIRKLLGEGGMGRVFLAEDERLGRAVALKVLSSEAADDPVARERMFREARAASQIAHPNVAAVHDIGEVDGLFFITLEYVHGTPLSRRLLEGPLPVDALTRIGSQVARALEAAHARGVVHRDIKPSNILVDEHGTAKVVDFGLALRVSGLVSDSEGDTAASEEDRLTRTGYAAGTVAYMSPEQARGEAQDGRSDLFSLGTVLYEAATGTPPFTQSSVLATAAAILHDDPKSLRSHRPDLPAGFAEIVHRCLAKEPARRPRSAAAVATALEHLQAGHSTRVVRQALGPRGVPWRGVAVALVAALLAVAAWGIARWWDLGGERWPIANAEAQRLLDQSEVYLARGTSPENVNAAVELARRALALESANPALQAHVALCVARLQQLDRNPAHADEIETLAAQALAADEGLAEAWFARAWMRLAREDWNGALDAAIRGRAASPESWEGFVLEGRAQIGLKQVDRGLETLRAGTGVPGGHIFARSVLGYELVRLGKRDEAAAEYLKVLEYQPDHPSAMNNLASIYLYSGRWLDAVPLYRKILASRPDADAASNLGTALYFLDRMPEAIEAYARAVELAPGVPEHKRNLADAYAASNRPEDARRAYAAALSDCERRERHAMEDREGRILRALLLARLDRGAEAVDLVEKVVQENDSDGFGHFAA; from the coding sequence TTGCCCAACGACCGGCTGCAGCCCGGCGGATCCCTCGGGCCGTACCGGATCCGAAAGCTCCTCGGCGAAGGGGGGATGGGGCGCGTCTTCCTCGCCGAGGACGAGAGGCTCGGCCGGGCGGTGGCCCTGAAGGTCCTCTCCTCGGAGGCCGCGGACGATCCCGTGGCGCGCGAGCGGATGTTCCGCGAGGCGAGGGCGGCCTCCCAGATCGCGCACCCCAACGTCGCCGCCGTGCACGACATCGGCGAGGTCGACGGGCTGTTTTTCATCACACTGGAGTACGTGCACGGGACGCCGCTCTCGAGACGGCTGCTCGAGGGCCCGCTCCCCGTGGACGCGCTCACGCGGATCGGGAGCCAGGTCGCGCGCGCCCTGGAGGCGGCGCACGCCCGCGGCGTCGTGCACCGCGACATCAAGCCGAGCAACATCCTCGTCGACGAACACGGCACCGCGAAGGTCGTGGACTTCGGGCTGGCGCTGCGCGTCTCCGGGCTCGTCTCCGACTCGGAGGGGGATACCGCGGCCTCCGAGGAGGATCGCCTCACGCGCACCGGCTACGCCGCGGGCACGGTCGCCTACATGAGCCCGGAGCAGGCGCGGGGGGAGGCGCAGGACGGCCGTTCGGATCTGTTCTCCCTCGGCACCGTCCTGTACGAGGCGGCGACGGGGACGCCCCCGTTCACCCAATCGTCGGTGCTCGCGACCGCGGCCGCGATCCTCCACGACGATCCGAAGTCCCTGCGCTCCCACCGCCCCGATCTCCCGGCGGGATTCGCGGAGATCGTGCACCGCTGCCTCGCCAAGGAGCCTGCACGGCGCCCGCGCAGTGCGGCCGCCGTCGCGACCGCCCTCGAGCATCTGCAGGCGGGGCACTCCACGCGCGTCGTGCGGCAGGCGCTCGGCCCTCGAGGCGTCCCATGGAGAGGAGTCGCGGTCGCCCTGGTGGCGGCGCTGCTCGCCGTGGCGGCGTGGGGGATCGCGAGGTGGTGGGATCTCGGGGGCGAGCGATGGCCGATCGCGAACGCGGAGGCGCAGCGCCTGCTCGACCAGTCCGAGGTCTATCTCGCCCGGGGGACGAGCCCGGAGAACGTGAACGCCGCGGTGGAGTTGGCGAGACGCGCGCTGGCCCTGGAGTCCGCGAACCCCGCGCTGCAGGCGCACGTCGCGCTCTGCGTGGCGAGACTGCAGCAGCTCGACCGGAACCCGGCGCACGCGGACGAGATCGAGACGCTCGCGGCGCAGGCCCTCGCCGCCGACGAGGGGCTCGCGGAAGCCTGGTTCGCCCGGGCGTGGATGCGCTTGGCCCGCGAGGACTGGAACGGCGCCCTCGATGCGGCGATCCGGGGTCGCGCCGCCTCTCCGGAATCGTGGGAGGGGTTCGTCCTGGAAGGACGGGCGCAGATCGGCCTCAAGCAGGTCGACCGTGGGCTCGAGACGCTGCGGGCGGGAACCGGGGTCCCGGGCGGCCACATCTTCGCCCGCAGCGTCCTCGGGTACGAGCTCGTCCGGCTCGGGAAGCGGGACGAGGCCGCGGCGGAGTACCTCAAGGTGCTCGAGTACCAGCCGGACCACCCGTCGGCGATGAACAACCTCGCGTCGATCTACCTCTACTCGGGGCGCTGGCTCGACGCGGTCCCGCTCTACCGGAAGATCCTCGCCTCCCGGCCCGACGCGGACGCGGCGTCGAACCTCGGCACCGCGCTCTACTTCCTCGACCGGATGCCGGAGGCGATCGAGGCCTACGCGCGCGCCGTCGAGCTCGCCCCCGGCGTCCCCGAGCACAAGCGCAACCTCGCCGACGCGTACGCCGCCTCGAACCGCCCCGAGGACGCCCGGCGCGCCTATGCGGCGGCGCTTTCGGACTGCGAGCGGCGGGAGCGGCACGCGATGGAGGATCGGGAGGGGCGCATCCTCCGCGCGCTCCTGCTCGCGCGGCTCGACCGCGGCGCGGAGGCCGTCGACCTCGTCGAGAAGGTGGTCCAGGAGAACGACTCCGACGGGTTCGGCCATTTCGCGGC